In Paraburkholderia phenazinium, the following are encoded in one genomic region:
- the iscR gene encoding Fe-S cluster assembly transcriptional regulator IscR — protein MRLTTKGRFAVTAMIDLALRQEQGPVTLAGISQRQHISLSYLEQLFGKLRRHEIVESVRGPGGGYNLARRAEDVTVADIIIAVDEPLDATQCGGKGTCEGTKQHDGHCMTHELWSTLNQKMVEYLDSVSLKDLVDQQRSREGAPAVLRDRRSEAPAVEPARVAPRGPNSVFNMAGS, from the coding sequence ATGAGACTCACCACAAAAGGCCGTTTCGCCGTCACGGCGATGATTGACCTGGCACTGCGCCAGGAGCAGGGCCCGGTGACGCTTGCGGGTATCAGCCAGCGCCAGCACATTTCCCTGTCCTACCTCGAGCAGCTGTTTGGCAAGCTGCGTCGCCATGAGATCGTCGAGTCCGTGCGCGGGCCCGGTGGTGGCTACAATCTGGCTCGCCGCGCAGAAGACGTGACCGTCGCGGACATCATCATTGCCGTCGACGAGCCGCTCGACGCCACCCAATGCGGCGGCAAGGGCACCTGCGAAGGCACCAAGCAGCACGACGGCCATTGCATGACGCACGAACTGTGGTCCACGCTGAACCAGAAAATGGTCGAGTACCTGGATTCGGTCTCCCTGAAAGATCTGGTCGATCAGCAACGCTCGCGCGAAGGCGCGCCGGCCGTGCTGCGCGACCGCCGCAGCGAGGCGCCGGCGGTCGAACCCGCCCGCGTCGCGCCGCGCGGACCGAATTCCGTTTTCAACATGGCCGGGTCATAG
- a CDS encoding low molecular weight protein-tyrosine-phosphatase, whose translation MKTIAICFVCLGNICRSPTAEGVMRHQIGEAKLAERISIDSAGTGNWHIGAAPDERAQHAAAQRGYDLSGLRGRQIGAPDFERFDLLIAMDDANVAALQRICPPAQRDKIRLLMEFVPSTDGRWAGEREVADPYFGGAAGFEQVLDQCEAACRGLIAALHPQLA comes from the coding sequence ATGAAAACCATCGCCATCTGCTTTGTCTGTCTCGGGAACATCTGCCGTTCCCCGACCGCGGAAGGGGTGATGCGGCATCAGATCGGCGAGGCGAAGCTGGCGGAGCGCATCAGCATCGATTCGGCCGGCACCGGCAACTGGCACATCGGGGCGGCGCCCGACGAGCGCGCGCAGCACGCGGCGGCCCAGCGCGGCTACGATCTGTCGGGGCTGCGCGGCCGCCAGATTGGCGCGCCGGACTTCGAGCGCTTCGATCTGCTGATCGCAATGGACGACGCCAATGTCGCCGCCTTGCAGCGGATCTGCCCGCCGGCGCAGCGCGACAAGATTCGTCTGCTGATGGAATTCGTGCCGTCAACCGATGGCCGCTGGGCGGGCGAACGGGAAGTGGCCGATCCGTATTTCGGCGGCGCGGCAGGCTTCGAACAGGTGCTTGACCAGTGCGAGGCCGCTTGCCGGGGACTGATCGCCGCGCTGCACCCGCAGTTGGCCTGA
- a CDS encoding lactate utilization protein B — protein sequence MQVQTMQFKARAGQKLADQRLQQNLTKLSTKFVSARAAAITAIDFAATRAALKERRNRALENLDVWLETFEREATRRGVTVLYAETTQEAARLVADIARRHDVKKVIKTKSMVTEEMRLNEVLGQMGVQSIETDLGEYILQINDNEPPSHIIAPVVHKDKDEIADLFARTHQRPRLTEITDMTREAREILRPHFMTADMGVTGGNFLVAQTGSVALVTNEGNEGMCTVMPRVHVAVTGIEKILPTLEDLATAMRLLPRSATGQATSNYFSVLTGPRGPGDQDGPEHMYVVLVDGGRTGLIGGDFQEMLRCIRCGACMNHCPVYQKVGGHAYGWVYPGPMGSVLTPSYVGLDKALDLPQAATLCGECNSVCPVGIPLSDLLRKLREKQVERHLRPWRERAGLAVWGFLALHPDAYALFTRLAVRVLERMGGRRRAIARLPLAAGWTNTRDLPAPVGRTFRELYAAQRSHLG from the coding sequence ATGCAAGTTCAAACGATGCAGTTCAAGGCCCGCGCGGGCCAGAAGCTCGCCGATCAGCGCCTGCAGCAGAACCTCACCAAGCTGTCGACCAAGTTCGTCTCGGCGCGGGCGGCCGCGATCACCGCGATCGATTTCGCCGCGACCCGCGCCGCGCTCAAGGAGCGCCGCAATCGCGCGCTCGAGAACCTCGATGTCTGGCTGGAAACCTTCGAGCGCGAGGCGACCCGGCGCGGCGTCACGGTCCTGTATGCGGAGACGACACAGGAAGCGGCCAGGCTCGTCGCGGATATCGCGCGCCGGCACGACGTGAAAAAGGTGATCAAGACCAAATCGATGGTCACCGAGGAAATGCGCCTGAACGAAGTGCTCGGCCAGATGGGCGTGCAGTCGATCGAGACCGATCTCGGCGAGTACATCCTGCAGATCAACGACAACGAGCCGCCGAGCCACATCATCGCGCCGGTGGTCCACAAGGATAAGGACGAGATCGCCGACCTGTTCGCGAGGACCCACCAGCGGCCGCGCCTGACCGAGATCACGGACATGACGCGCGAGGCCCGCGAAATCCTGCGCCCGCACTTCATGACCGCGGACATGGGCGTGACGGGCGGCAATTTTCTGGTGGCGCAGACCGGCTCGGTGGCGCTCGTGACCAACGAGGGCAACGAAGGCATGTGCACGGTGATGCCGCGCGTGCATGTGGCGGTCACCGGTATCGAGAAAATCCTGCCGACGCTCGAAGATCTCGCCACCGCGATGCGGCTGCTGCCGCGCTCGGCGACCGGCCAGGCGACTTCGAACTACTTTTCGGTGCTGACCGGCCCGCGTGGGCCGGGCGATCAGGACGGCCCGGAGCATATGTATGTGGTACTCGTCGATGGCGGGCGCACCGGGCTGATCGGCGGGGACTTTCAGGAGATGCTGCGCTGTATCCGGTGCGGCGCCTGCATGAATCACTGTCCGGTGTATCAGAAGGTCGGCGGTCACGCTTACGGCTGGGTGTATCCCGGTCCCATGGGGTCGGTGCTGACGCCGAGCTACGTGGGGCTCGACAAGGCGCTCGATCTGCCGCAGGCCGCCACGCTGTGCGGCGAATGCAACAGCGTCTGTCCGGTCGGCATTCCGCTCTCCGACCTGCTGCGCAAGCTGCGCGAAAAGCAGGTGGAGCGGCATCTGCGGCCTTGGCGCGAGCGCGCGGGGCTGGCGGTGTGGGGCTTTCTCGCGCTGCATCCGGACGCCTACGCGCTGTTCACCAGGCTGGCGGTGCGGGTGCTCGAGCGAATGGGCGGCCGTCGGCGCGCGATTGCGCGTCTGCCGCTCGCGGCGGGCTGGACCAACACCCGGGATCTGCCGGCGCCGGTCGGGCGCACGTTCCGGGAGCTGTACGCGGCGCAGCGCAGTCATCTTGGATAA
- a CDS encoding (Fe-S)-binding protein has protein sequence MRVGLFVTCLIDLMRPEIGFSVIKLIERAGFEVIVPPAQTCCGQPAYNSGERGLARDLAEKTLREFEQFDYIVVPSGSCGGMIRVHYGDLFGDDPDMMSRFGRLRPKVFELTDFLVNVARVELAPGEFSGPVTYHDSCSGLRELGVKTQPRALLAQAGVALTEMKDCEHCCGFGGTFAVKYGDISTAIVDEKCANIGASGAGAVVLGDLGCMLNIEGRLRRTGDTATRVLHIAQVLAGDV, from the coding sequence ATGCGAGTCGGATTGTTCGTCACCTGCCTGATTGACCTGATGCGTCCCGAAATAGGCTTCTCGGTTATCAAGCTGATCGAGCGGGCCGGTTTCGAGGTCATCGTGCCGCCAGCGCAAACCTGCTGCGGGCAGCCGGCGTACAACTCCGGCGAACGCGGCCTGGCGCGCGATCTGGCCGAGAAGACCCTGCGCGAATTCGAGCAGTTCGATTACATCGTCGTGCCGTCGGGGTCGTGCGGCGGCATGATCCGCGTGCACTACGGCGATCTGTTCGGCGACGATCCGGACATGATGAGCCGCTTCGGCCGGCTGCGTCCCAAGGTGTTCGAGCTGACCGATTTTCTCGTGAACGTCGCCAGGGTGGAACTGGCGCCGGGCGAGTTCAGCGGCCCTGTCACGTACCACGATTCCTGTTCGGGGCTGCGTGAGCTGGGTGTCAAAACGCAGCCGCGTGCGCTGCTCGCGCAAGCCGGCGTGGCGCTCACCGAAATGAAGGATTGCGAACACTGCTGCGGCTTCGGCGGCACCTTCGCGGTGAAGTACGGCGATATCTCGACGGCCATCGTCGACGAGAAATGCGCCAACATCGGCGCGAGCGGCGCGGGCGCGGTGGTGCTCGGCGACCTCGGCTGCATGCTCAATATAGAAGGCCGCCTGCGGCGCACGGGCGATACCGCGACGCGCGTGCTGCACATCGCCCAGGTGCTGGCCGGCGACGTATAA
- a CDS encoding IclR family transcriptional regulator, whose product MSDTNPDPKTSIQVIERMMRLLDALAAHTDPVSLKELALGTELHPSTAHRILNDMVTCRLVDRSDPGTYRLGMRLLELGNLVKARLSVRDAALTPMRELHRSTGQTVNLSVRQGDEIVYIERAYSERSGMQVVRAIGGRAPLHLTSVGKLFLAADESTRVRAYATRTGLSGHTQNSITDLAKLERELSIVRQQSCARDNEELELGVRCIAAGIYDDTGKLVAGLSLSAPADRLQDSWLGQLSKTALVISASLGYQPETPPASAHHQHA is encoded by the coding sequence ATGAGCGATACGAACCCGGATCCCAAGACTTCGATCCAGGTGATCGAGCGCATGATGCGGCTGCTCGACGCCCTGGCCGCGCATACCGACCCGGTCAGCCTGAAGGAACTCGCGCTAGGCACTGAGCTGCACCCCTCCACCGCGCACCGCATCCTGAACGACATGGTGACCTGTCGCCTCGTCGACCGTTCGGATCCGGGCACCTATCGTCTCGGCATGCGCCTGCTCGAGCTCGGCAATCTGGTCAAGGCACGCCTGTCGGTACGCGACGCCGCCTTGACGCCGATGCGCGAGTTGCACCGCTCGACCGGCCAGACCGTAAATCTGTCGGTGCGCCAGGGCGACGAGATCGTCTATATCGAACGGGCTTACTCGGAGCGCTCCGGCATGCAGGTGGTGCGGGCCATCGGCGGACGGGCGCCCTTGCATCTGACCTCGGTGGGCAAACTCTTCCTCGCCGCCGATGAATCCACCCGCGTGCGCGCCTATGCGACCCGCACGGGCCTGTCGGGACATACCCAGAACAGCATCACGGATCTCGCCAAGCTCGAGCGCGAACTGTCGATCGTGCGCCAGCAGTCCTGTGCGCGCGATAACGAAGAACTGGAACTCGGCGTGCGCTGCATCGCTGCCGGCATCTACGACGATACCGGCAAGCTGGTCGCGGGTCTGTCGTTGTCGGCGCCGGCCGACCGTCTGCAGGATTCGTGGCTAGGGCAACTCAGCAAGACGGCGCTGGTGATCTCCGCCTCGCTCGGCTATCAGCCCGAAACGCCGCCCGCCAGCGCGCATCATCAACATGCCTGA
- the pbpG gene encoding D-alanyl-D-alanine endopeptidase gives MKTDMFSSLKVIHGVALSTAVSVAASVVIAAAFAAPVDAFAATATAAAAPAKTSKKTLKTAKSAKKPGATVAAKKSSKVAKTAAATDDAPRVETRRRRVSYTLNGRRHTVVRQVAYEPRQPTVGQAFGLHDTPDALALRSSVAYVIDQNTGESLFDKNSRAVVPIASISKLMTAMVVLDSKAPLTEQIEVTDEDRDYIKNTGSRLSVGSVLSREDMLHIALMASENRAAAALSRYFPGGRPAFIAAMNAKARQLGMTDTHFESPSGLTSENVSTARDLVKMVNAAYQYPMIRQFSTDHSYEVYTGKRSIAYNSTNALVRNPTWDIGLQKTGFINEAGECLVMQATIHGRPMIVVLLDSSGKYSRFADATRLRTWLDNGGDTHITSADAGGPGT, from the coding sequence ATGAAAACCGACATGTTTTCGTCGCTCAAAGTGATCCACGGCGTGGCCCTCAGCACCGCTGTGTCGGTGGCCGCCTCGGTGGTCATCGCAGCCGCGTTTGCCGCGCCTGTCGACGCTTTTGCGGCCACGGCGACGGCCGCTGCCGCCCCCGCCAAAACCAGTAAGAAGACCCTCAAAACCGCGAAATCGGCCAAAAAGCCGGGCGCTACCGTTGCTGCGAAGAAGTCGTCCAAGGTCGCCAAGACCGCGGCCGCGACTGACGACGCGCCGCGCGTGGAGACCCGCCGGCGCCGGGTGTCGTATACGTTGAACGGTCGCCGCCACACGGTGGTGCGCCAGGTCGCATACGAACCGCGTCAGCCGACGGTCGGCCAGGCGTTCGGCCTGCACGACACGCCGGACGCGCTCGCCTTGCGCTCGAGCGTGGCCTACGTGATCGACCAGAACACCGGCGAGTCGCTGTTCGACAAGAACTCGCGCGCCGTGGTGCCGATTGCTTCCATCTCCAAGCTGATGACGGCGATGGTGGTGCTGGACTCGAAGGCGCCGCTGACGGAGCAGATCGAAGTCACGGACGAAGACCGCGACTACATCAAGAACACCGGTTCGCGCCTGTCTGTCGGCTCGGTGCTCTCGCGTGAAGACATGCTGCATATCGCGCTGATGGCATCGGAAAACCGTGCCGCCGCCGCGCTGTCGCGTTATTTCCCGGGCGGCCGTCCGGCGTTCATCGCAGCGATGAACGCCAAGGCGAGACAGCTCGGCATGACCGACACGCACTTCGAAAGCCCGTCGGGTCTGACGAGCGAGAACGTGTCGACCGCGCGCGATCTGGTGAAGATGGTCAACGCCGCTTACCAGTACCCGATGATCCGTCAGTTCTCGACCGATCATAGCTACGAGGTGTACACCGGCAAGCGTTCGATCGCGTACAACAGCACGAACGCGCTGGTGCGTAACCCGACGTGGGACATCGGTCTGCAGAAGACCGGCTTCATCAACGAAGCGGGTGAGTGCCTCGTGATGCAGGCGACCATTCACGGCCGTCCGATGATCGTGGTGCTGCTCGATTCGTCGGGCAAGTACTCGCGCTTCGCGGATGCGACGCGTCTGCGCACCTGGCTCGACAACGGTGGCGATACGCACATCACCAGCGCCGACGCCGGCGGTCCGGGCACCTGA
- a CDS encoding phasin family protein, giving the protein MSLLTPEQIAAAQKANLETLFGLTTKAFEGVEKLVELNLQVVKSTLAESQENAQRALSVKDAQEFFALQAGLTQPISEKALSYGRHVYEIVSATQAEFARVAEAQYEEQNRKVQSLVENVAKNAPAGSETAVAVIKSAITAANTTYETVHKATKQAVEIAESNFNAAATAASKAASQAAAQASRSAKKAV; this is encoded by the coding sequence ATGTCCCTGCTGACCCCTGAGCAAATCGCCGCAGCACAGAAAGCCAACCTCGAAACGCTGTTTGGTCTGACGACCAAAGCGTTCGAAGGCGTCGAAAAGCTGGTTGAGCTGAACCTGCAAGTCGTGAAGTCGACCCTTGCGGAAAGCCAGGAAAACGCACAACGCGCGCTGTCCGTGAAGGACGCACAGGAATTTTTCGCGCTGCAGGCTGGCCTCACGCAGCCGATCTCGGAAAAGGCGCTGTCGTATGGCCGTCACGTGTATGAAATCGTGTCCGCTACGCAAGCTGAATTCGCCCGTGTGGCGGAAGCTCAGTATGAAGAGCAAAACCGCAAGGTGCAGTCGCTGGTCGAGAACGTCGCCAAGAATGCACCGGCTGGTTCGGAAACCGCTGTCGCCGTGATCAAGTCGGCCATCACCGCCGCCAACACCACGTACGAAACGGTTCACAAGGCAACCAAGCAAGCCGTCGAAATCGCTGAAAGCAACTTCAACGCAGCCGCTACGGCCGCGTCGAAGGCCGCTTCGCAAGCTGCAGCTCAAGCTTCGCGCTCGGCCAAGAAGGCTGTCTAA
- the lpdA gene encoding dihydrolipoyl dehydrogenase, translating into MSLVEVKVPDIGDFKDVDVIEVNIKPGDVIENEQALMTLESDKASIEVPSDTAGTVKEVRVKPGDKVSQGTVIALVEASADAAPAKDAPKAPAKEPEKAPAQAEAKPQAAAAAPKAATPAPQAGSFSGSADIECEMLVLGSGPGGYSAAFRSADLGMKTVLVERYATLGGVCLNVGCIPSKALLHTALVIDEAAALSHHGITFGKPQVDLDKLRDFKSGVVKKLTGGLAGMAKARKVEVVTGTGTFVDPNHLEVVTDSGKKVVKFKQAIIAAGSQAVKLPFIPEDPRVVDSTGALELRQIPQRMLVIGGGIIGLEMATVYSTLGAQIDVVEMLDGLMAGADRDLVKVWEKYNSKRFANVMLKTKTTAAEAKDDGIYVTFEGEKAPAEPQRYDLVLVAVGRSPNGKKIGADKAGVAVTERGFIEVDKQMRTNVPHIFAIGDIVGQPMLAHKAVHEGHVAAEAAHGEKAYFDALQIPSVAYTDPEVAWAGKTEDQLKAEGVKYGKAVFPWAASGRAIANGRDEGFTKLLFDEETHRVIGGGIVGLNAGDLISEVCLAVEMGADATDIGKTIHPHPTLGESVGMAAELYEGVCTDLPPQKKK; encoded by the coding sequence ATGAGTCTCGTCGAAGTGAAGGTGCCGGACATCGGTGATTTCAAGGATGTCGACGTCATCGAAGTCAATATCAAGCCGGGCGACGTCATCGAGAACGAGCAAGCGCTCATGACGCTCGAGTCCGATAAGGCCTCCATCGAGGTGCCCAGCGATACCGCCGGCACCGTCAAGGAAGTTCGCGTCAAACCAGGTGATAAGGTCTCCCAAGGGACCGTCATCGCCCTCGTCGAAGCATCGGCCGACGCCGCTCCCGCTAAAGATGCACCCAAGGCTCCCGCTAAAGAGCCCGAAAAAGCTCCCGCTCAAGCGGAAGCCAAGCCGCAAGCCGCTGCCGCGGCGCCCAAGGCTGCGACTCCCGCGCCCCAGGCCGGTAGCTTCTCCGGCAGCGCCGATATCGAATGCGAAATGCTCGTGCTCGGCTCAGGCCCCGGTGGCTACTCCGCCGCGTTCCGCTCGGCCGATCTGGGTATGAAGACCGTGCTCGTCGAACGTTATGCGACGCTCGGTGGGGTCTGTCTCAATGTGGGCTGTATTCCGTCCAAGGCGCTGTTGCATACCGCACTCGTCATCGACGAAGCCGCCGCGCTCAGCCATCACGGCATCACGTTCGGTAAGCCGCAGGTCGATCTCGACAAGCTGCGCGACTTCAAGTCCGGCGTCGTCAAGAAGCTCACCGGCGGTCTCGCCGGCATGGCCAAGGCCCGTAAGGTCGAAGTCGTTACCGGCACCGGCACGTTCGTCGACCCCAATCACCTCGAAGTCGTCACGGACAGCGGCAAGAAGGTCGTCAAGTTCAAGCAGGCCATCATTGCGGCCGGCTCGCAAGCGGTCAAGCTGCCGTTCATCCCGGAAGATCCGCGTGTCGTCGATTCCACCGGCGCCCTCGAACTGCGTCAGATTCCGCAACGCATGCTGGTGATCGGCGGCGGCATCATCGGTCTTGAAATGGCCACCGTCTACTCGACCCTCGGCGCGCAAATCGACGTCGTCGAAATGCTCGACGGTCTGATGGCCGGCGCCGATCGCGATCTCGTCAAGGTCTGGGAAAAGTACAACAGCAAGCGTTTCGCCAACGTCATGCTGAAGACTAAGACCACCGCCGCAGAAGCAAAGGACGACGGCATCTACGTGACGTTCGAAGGCGAAAAGGCTCCGGCCGAACCGCAACGCTACGATCTCGTGCTCGTCGCCGTGGGCCGCAGCCCGAACGGCAAGAAGATCGGCGCCGACAAGGCCGGCGTCGCCGTGACGGAGCGCGGCTTCATCGAAGTCGACAAGCAGATGCGCACCAACGTGCCGCACATCTTCGCGATCGGCGATATCGTCGGTCAGCCGATGCTCGCGCACAAGGCCGTCCACGAAGGCCACGTCGCCGCCGAAGCTGCACACGGCGAGAAGGCCTACTTCGACGCACTGCAGATTCCGTCCGTGGCCTACACCGATCCGGAAGTGGCCTGGGCCGGCAAGACGGAAGACCAGTTGAAGGCCGAAGGCGTCAAGTACGGCAAGGCAGTGTTCCCATGGGCCGCCTCGGGTCGCGCCATCGCCAATGGCCGCGATGAAGGCTTCACCAAGCTGCTGTTCGACGAAGAAACCCATCGCGTGATCGGCGGCGGTATCGTCGGTCTGAATGCCGGCGACCTCATCAGCGAAGTCTGTCTCGCCGTCGAAATGGGTGCGGACGCAACCGATATCGGCAAGACCATCCATCCGCATCCGACGCTCGGCGAATCGGTCGGCATGGCCGCCGAGCTGTACGAAGGCGTCTGTACCGACCTGCCGCCGCAGAAAAAGAAGTAA
- the aceF gene encoding dihydrolipoyllysine-residue acetyltransferase has product MSQAIEVKVPDIGDYKDIPVIEVLVKAGDTVEKEQSLVTLESDKATMDVPSSAAGVVKEVKVKVGDNVSEGSLIVVLEGAEGGAAAAKPAAAAQANGAAGAAAPAPAPAAAPAPAPAPAAGGGGVQEVKVPDIGDYKDIPVIEIAVKVGDRVEKEQSLVTLESDKATMDVPSTAAGVVKELKVKVGDNVSEGTVIVVIEADGGAAAPAPAPAAKPPAEKPSDAPATPSPAPAAPSALAQAPVIPAGEGGERKSSHASPSVRKFARELGVEVSRVQGTGPKGRITQDDVTAFVKGVMTGQRAAPVAAPAAAGGGGELNLLPWPKVDFTKFGPVDPKPLSRIKKISGANLHRNWVMIPHVTNNDEADITELEALRVQLNKEHEKAGVKFTMLAFVIKAVVSALKKFPTFNASLDGDTLVFKQYYNVGFAADTPNGLVVPVIRDADKKGLVDIAKEMADLSKAAREGKLKPDQMQGGCFSISSLGGIGGTHFTPIINAPEVAILGLSRSAMKPVWDGKQFVPRLTMPLSLSYDHRVIDGAEAARFNAYLGAILADFRRVIL; this is encoded by the coding sequence ATGAGTCAAGCGATCGAAGTGAAGGTGCCGGACATCGGCGATTACAAGGACATCCCTGTGATCGAGGTGCTGGTGAAGGCGGGTGATACCGTCGAGAAAGAGCAGTCGCTCGTCACGCTGGAATCCGACAAGGCGACCATGGATGTGCCGAGCTCGGCTGCCGGCGTCGTCAAGGAAGTGAAGGTCAAGGTGGGCGACAACGTGTCGGAAGGCTCGTTGATCGTCGTGCTGGAAGGCGCTGAAGGCGGTGCGGCTGCGGCTAAGCCGGCTGCTGCTGCGCAGGCTAATGGGGCTGCCGGTGCGGCGGCGCCTGCACCGGCTCCGGCTGCTGCGCCCGCGCCGGCACCCGCTCCCGCCGCTGGCGGTGGTGGCGTGCAGGAAGTGAAGGTGCCGGATATCGGCGACTACAAAGATATTCCCGTGATCGAGATCGCGGTGAAGGTCGGCGATCGCGTCGAGAAAGAGCAGTCGCTGGTGACGCTCGAATCCGACAAGGCGACCATGGACGTGCCGAGCACGGCCGCCGGCGTCGTCAAGGAACTGAAGGTCAAGGTCGGCGATAACGTGTCGGAAGGCACGGTGATCGTGGTGATCGAAGCGGACGGCGGCGCGGCGGCTCCGGCGCCCGCACCGGCAGCGAAGCCGCCTGCGGAAAAGCCGTCCGATGCGCCGGCCACGCCGAGCCCGGCTCCGGCTGCACCGTCCGCGCTGGCCCAGGCGCCGGTCATTCCGGCAGGCGAAGGCGGCGAGCGCAAGTCGAGCCACGCGTCGCCGTCCGTGCGCAAGTTCGCGCGCGAACTGGGCGTCGAGGTGTCGCGTGTGCAGGGTACCGGTCCGAAGGGCCGCATTACCCAGGACGACGTCACCGCGTTCGTCAAGGGCGTGATGACCGGTCAGCGTGCGGCTCCGGTGGCGGCTCCTGCAGCGGCCGGCGGTGGTGGCGAGCTGAACCTGCTGCCGTGGCCGAAGGTCGATTTCACCAAATTCGGTCCGGTCGATCCGAAGCCGCTCTCGCGCATCAAGAAGATCTCGGGCGCGAACCTGCATCGCAACTGGGTCATGATTCCGCACGTCACCAACAACGACGAAGCGGATATCACCGAACTCGAAGCACTGCGCGTGCAACTGAACAAGGAACACGAGAAGGCGGGTGTGAAGTTCACCATGCTGGCTTTTGTGATCAAGGCCGTTGTCTCCGCCCTGAAGAAGTTCCCGACGTTCAATGCCAGCCTCGACGGCGATACGCTTGTTTTCAAGCAGTATTACAACGTCGGGTTTGCGGCGGATACGCCTAACGGGTTGGTTGTGCCTGTGATTCGCGATGCGGATAAGAAGGGGCTCGTCGATATCGCCAAGGAAATGGCGGATCTGTCCAAGGCGGCTCGTGAAGGCAAGTTGAAGCCGGATCAGATGCAGGGTGGGTGCTTCTCGATTTCTTCTTTGGGTGGGATTGGTGGGACGCATTTCACGCCGATCATCAATGCGCCTGAAGTCGCCATTCTTGGGCTGTCGCGTAGCGCTATGAAGCCGGTTTGGGATGGGAAGCAGTTTGTTCCGCGTCTTACCATGCCACTGTCTTTGTCGTATGACCATCGCGTCATCGATGGGGCTGAAGCGGCGCGCTTCAATGCGTATCTGGGTGCGATTCTTGCCGATTTTCGGCGTGTGATTCTTTGA